The Acidianus manzaensis genome has a window encoding:
- the cbiD gene encoding cobalt-precorrin-5B (C(1))-methyltransferase CbiD, which translates to MSVIETLKRFGITTGATAAAGAKAATIMLLQNRKVDRVVIPTPIGLRIEIPIDDVNKIEEENKEEACAKVTKFSGDNPDVLNNLEIISCVQRSQSDIQVFGDNGVGRITRPGLRETNGYAISPTATEMIINAVKEVTEKGIIVRVKVPNGEEISKHTMNPLIGIQGGISILGTTGIEMPVSDEDFIAHIVAELCYLKNKTDQVALAFGNTSFEIAKKLGYETVKIGDRVGDSINSAIKEGFQKIVLVGLPGKMTKVAAGIFNTHHSYGDARIETITFASVLAGISREKLEKISRSKTVSEALSYLSFEEKKEVMKIIANRILERLNVNWKANFTVLIFDEKGEELASASK; encoded by the coding sequence ATGAGTGTTATTGAGACTTTAAAGAGGTTTGGAATAACTACTGGAGCTACTGCTGCAGCTGGAGCTAAGGCTGCTACAATTATGTTATTACAGAACAGAAAAGTTGATAGAGTAGTTATTCCTACTCCAATAGGATTAAGAATAGAAATACCAATAGATGATGTTAATAAAATTGAAGAGGAAAATAAGGAAGAGGCTTGCGCTAAAGTAACCAAATTTTCTGGAGACAATCCAGACGTTTTAAATAACTTAGAAATAATTTCATGCGTTCAAAGAAGCCAATCCGATATTCAAGTTTTCGGTGATAATGGAGTAGGAAGAATAACTAGACCAGGATTAAGAGAAACTAATGGTTATGCTATAAGTCCTACTGCAACAGAAATGATAATTAATGCAGTAAAAGAAGTAACAGAAAAAGGAATAATAGTCAGAGTAAAAGTTCCTAATGGAGAAGAAATTTCTAAGCATACAATGAACCCATTAATTGGAATTCAAGGAGGCATATCAATCTTAGGAACTACTGGTATAGAAATGCCAGTAAGTGATGAGGATTTTATAGCTCATATTGTAGCTGAATTATGCTATTTAAAGAATAAGACTGATCAAGTAGCTTTAGCATTTGGAAATACTAGCTTTGAAATAGCTAAAAAGTTAGGATATGAAACAGTAAAAATAGGAGATAGAGTTGGAGATTCTATAAATTCTGCCATAAAAGAAGGATTCCAAAAAATTGTATTAGTAGGACTTCCAGGAAAAATGACTAAAGTTGCTGCAGGAATTTTCAATACTCATCACTCTTACGGAGATGCTAGGATTGAAACTATTACTTTTGCTTCTGTTTTAGCTGGTATATCAAGAGAAAAACTAGAGAAAATTTCTCGTTCTAAAACCGTATCTGAAGCTTTATCTTATTTATCTTTTGAAGAAAAGAAAGAAGTTATGAAAATAATTGCAAACAGAATTTTAGAAAGACTTAACGTAAATTGGAAGGCCAATTTTACTGTCTTGATATTTGATGAAAAAGGAGAAGAATTAGCTTCTGCTAGTAAGTAA
- a CDS encoding precorrin-3B C(17)-methyltransferase — translation MNNEEKKEGGKLYIVGVGPGNPRIRTLEAIESIKKSNVIVAYTTYAELIKDLTEGKEVITAKMKEEIFRTKVSVEKALEGNVVSLVSSGDPQVYGMAGLTLEYICRKGINLDVEIVPGVTAANAAAARLGSPLSLDYVVLSLSDLLIPREEILHKAKMATLGDFVIVLYNPINKPLLLETMKIIRENRKEDTPVGIVKKAYRENEKDIITNLKDWEKYVNEIDMITTIIVGNSRTFVCNGKMITPRGYSNKYEF, via the coding sequence ATGAATAACGAGGAGAAAAAAGAAGGAGGAAAACTATACATAGTTGGAGTAGGTCCAGGAAATCCAAGAATAAGAACTTTAGAAGCAATTGAAAGCATTAAGAAAAGTAATGTTATTGTAGCATATACAACTTACGCTGAATTAATAAAAGATCTTACTGAAGGGAAAGAAGTTATAACAGCAAAAATGAAAGAAGAAATATTCAGAACTAAAGTATCAGTAGAGAAAGCATTAGAAGGAAATGTAGTTAGTTTAGTATCAAGTGGAGATCCTCAAGTTTATGGAATGGCTGGATTAACTTTAGAATATATTTGCAGAAAAGGTATAAATCTAGACGTAGAAATTGTGCCTGGAGTTACCGCAGCTAATGCAGCTGCTGCTAGATTAGGTTCTCCGCTTTCCCTAGATTACGTAGTTCTAAGTTTAAGTGATTTGCTAATTCCTAGGGAAGAGATTTTACATAAAGCTAAAATGGCTACTTTAGGAGATTTTGTAATAGTACTATATAATCCTATAAATAAGCCTTTATTACTTGAAACAATGAAAATAATTAGAGAAAATAGAAAAGAAGATACTCCAGTTGGAATAGTAAAGAAAGCATATAGAGAAAACGAAAAAGATATTATAACAAATTTGAAAGATTGGGAAAAATATGTTAACGAAATAGACATGATTACTACAATCATAGTAGGAAACTCTAGGACATTTGTATGTAATGGAAAAATGATAACACCGAGAGGATATTCTAATAAGTATGAATTCTGA
- a CDS encoding glycosyltransferase family 2 protein, with protein sequence MKLSNLLLFVLPVIISVIFTYFTYVNLLTVWIAFGVWLSMVVGFFIFINYYSVSKRSKKYYMPLAGKIQNYRIASFVTSFNEDPKIVESTLISVKNVTQKYGKVFLLDDSTNEEIRKELENFCKKNDIIYFHRENRKGFKAGAINEALKKIEDSFDLVAIFDADQRPLEGFFEQVIPYFSDPKVALVQIPQNYTETYTKIAQGAKYQQEPFLRIIMRGRSGYSAFSLGSGSVFRISALKDVGYFAEYSITEDAATSIKLNEKGYKTVYADVGLIWYGEPPEDLSAYLTQQSRWSFGYFQLLGEMLKSNLSFSQFFDYFSGFLYWVKEGPITILEFISPIIFLSLRIPIVKINPILYVLLYIPYLIITIVLFSFSVKEKGEYGLKGFYYHQVVEYLEFYAITLSFISWIFRRKIPFKVTPKGVVSRNFKLIIPHLIFIILLSLSDILGIIWYLTSTSIILKAAIIVNIFWSTYQIPFLLGGILASRTYNIEKPKYTEIVSK encoded by the coding sequence ATGAAATTATCTAACTTATTATTATTTGTTCTTCCTGTTATAATTTCTGTTATATTTACTTACTTTACCTACGTAAATCTGCTAACTGTTTGGATAGCTTTTGGAGTATGGCTTTCCATGGTAGTAGGGTTTTTTATCTTTATTAATTACTATTCAGTATCAAAGAGGTCCAAAAAATACTATATGCCTCTTGCAGGAAAAATTCAAAATTATAGAATAGCTTCTTTTGTTACTTCTTTTAATGAAGATCCTAAAATTGTAGAAAGTACCTTAATTTCAGTAAAAAATGTTACTCAGAAATATGGTAAAGTATTCTTACTAGACGATTCTACAAATGAGGAAATAAGAAAAGAATTAGAGAACTTTTGCAAGAAAAATGATATTATTTATTTTCATAGAGAAAACAGAAAAGGTTTTAAAGCCGGTGCAATTAATGAAGCTTTGAAGAAAATTGAGGATTCATTTGATCTAGTAGCTATATTTGACGCGGATCAAAGACCATTAGAAGGATTCTTTGAACAAGTAATTCCTTATTTTTCCGATCCTAAAGTAGCATTAGTGCAGATACCTCAAAATTATACAGAAACGTATACCAAAATAGCTCAAGGAGCTAAATACCAACAAGAGCCATTCCTTAGAATTATAATGAGAGGTAGATCTGGTTATTCAGCTTTTTCTTTAGGTTCTGGTTCAGTATTCAGAATATCAGCACTTAAGGATGTAGGTTATTTTGCAGAATATAGTATAACAGAAGATGCTGCTACGTCAATAAAACTTAATGAAAAAGGATATAAAACAGTATATGCTGATGTTGGTCTCATTTGGTATGGTGAGCCTCCAGAAGACTTGTCTGCTTATCTAACTCAACAGTCAAGATGGTCCTTTGGATATTTTCAATTGCTTGGAGAAATGTTGAAAAGTAATCTTAGCTTTTCTCAATTTTTTGATTATTTTTCTGGATTTCTATACTGGGTTAAAGAAGGTCCTATAACTATTTTAGAATTCATATCTCCTATTATATTTCTTTCGTTAAGGATTCCAATAGTTAAAATAAATCCCATTCTTTATGTATTGTTATATATTCCTTATCTAATTATAACTATTGTCTTGTTTTCTTTCTCTGTAAAAGAGAAAGGAGAATACGGTTTGAAAGGATTTTATTATCACCAAGTGGTAGAATATTTGGAGTTTTATGCTATAACACTCTCTTTTATATCGTGGATATTTAGAAGAAAGATTCCATTTAAAGTAACTCCTAAAGGTGTAGTATCTAGAAATTTCAAACTTATAATACCACATTTAATTTTTATAATATTATTAAGTTTAAGTGATATCCTCGGAATAATATGGTACTTAACTTCTACGTCTATAATACTAAAGGCAGCTATCATAGTAAATATATTTTGGTCAACGTACCAAATTCCATTCTTGCTAGGAGGTATATTAGCTAGCAGGACTTATAACATAGAGAAACCAAAATATACAGAAATAGTTAGCAAATAA
- a CDS encoding DUF302 domain-containing protein, whose product MIRECKYNFDQCVSNLINAIKSLNAQIFCEIDHRENAEKVGLEMNKAKVIFFGNPKVGTLLMQEKIEICYDLPLRIAVFEKNNKCFLEYKLPSDFTEEYQIKNVDVIKKMDEFMGNIIKNLTV is encoded by the coding sequence ATGATAAGGGAATGCAAGTATAATTTTGATCAATGTGTATCAAATTTAATAAACGCAATAAAATCATTAAATGCTCAAATATTCTGTGAAATAGACCATAGGGAAAATGCAGAAAAAGTGGGTTTAGAAATGAATAAAGCAAAAGTTATATTTTTCGGAAATCCTAAAGTAGGGACTTTACTAATGCAAGAAAAAATAGAGATATGCTATGACTTGCCTTTAAGAATTGCAGTATTTGAGAAAAATAATAAATGTTTTCTGGAATATAAATTACCTAGTGATTTCACAGAAGAATATCAAATAAAAAACGTTGATGTTATAAAAAAGATGGATGAATTCATGGGTAATATTATTAAAAATCTGACAGTATAA
- a CDS encoding tyrosine-protein kinase family protein yields the protein MIDNPYRITVLGIKGGVGKSTISLMIGKELASRGKKVLIVDRDIIGFSSSVFNISSAGLLTKVVSGENNFENCIKKIYINEGLLANLKLFGDGERTYEDLDYIHKHQDLKEKFSSLYKEFISKDEYEYFIIDNPPNILLNSEIAKHEVENFYSIYTNAKSLRMYVSNFSENVINTTVKYMNDVENNSTVPGYPFSFIINMVPSLEDSINKAREKLDKIVKTSLVRFGLIIPLYPSLNTQNYGVTDLPEINEIKNLVELLLQENQQNKKEIISSDPINELAKVVNSNTVILVRGLPSSGKLRFAKNVLEYIQQRNEISVALITTNDKILSEINDKTLPKIKFTNITVLPKYREERFMSKNIADVLKLAKRLSTDILSQLNNDEKIIILYRTNDVTPASNCCDMTSQKYEFWNTLISSLKYKSQASIVLICDDIKDECEEIEPHVNYLVKISEDGLYKIKEII from the coding sequence ATGATTGATAATCCTTATAGAATCACAGTTTTAGGAATAAAAGGAGGAGTAGGCAAGTCAACTATAAGTTTGATGATTGGCAAAGAATTAGCTTCTAGAGGTAAGAAAGTTCTAATAGTTGATAGAGATATAATTGGTTTTTCTTCTTCTGTCTTTAATATATCTTCTGCTGGATTATTAACCAAAGTAGTTTCTGGAGAAAATAATTTTGAAAACTGTATTAAGAAAATTTATATAAATGAGGGGTTATTGGCAAATTTAAAATTGTTTGGAGATGGAGAGAGGACTTACGAAGATCTTGACTATATACATAAGCATCAAGATTTAAAGGAAAAATTTTCTTCTTTATACAAAGAGTTCATATCTAAGGATGAATACGAATATTTCATAATCGATAATCCACCTAATATACTTCTTAATTCCGAAATTGCTAAACATGAAGTGGAAAATTTTTATTCGATTTATACTAATGCAAAAAGTTTAAGGATGTATGTATCCAATTTCTCTGAAAATGTGATAAATACTACAGTTAAATACATGAATGATGTAGAAAATAACTCAACTGTGCCTGGTTATCCGTTCTCATTTATAATAAATATGGTGCCTAGTTTAGAAGACAGTATTAATAAAGCTAGAGAAAAACTTGATAAAATAGTTAAAACGAGTCTAGTTAGATTTGGATTAATAATACCCCTCTATCCTTCACTTAATACTCAAAATTATGGTGTTACAGATTTACCGGAAATAAATGAGATAAAGAACTTAGTTGAACTTTTGTTACAAGAAAATCAGCAAAATAAAAAAGAGATTATTTCCTCAGATCCAATTAATGAATTAGCTAAGGTAGTAAATTCTAATACAGTTATATTAGTTAGAGGATTACCGTCTTCCGGAAAACTGCGTTTTGCAAAGAATGTTTTAGAATATATTCAGCAAAGAAATGAGATTTCTGTTGCTCTGATAACTACTAATGATAAAATTCTTTCTGAGATTAATGATAAAACTTTACCTAAAATTAAATTCACTAATATTACAGTTTTACCTAAGTATAGAGAAGAAAGATTTATGAGTAAAAACATTGCTGATGTACTGAAATTAGCTAAGAGATTATCAACTGATATTCTATCTCAATTAAATAATGATGAAAAGATTATAATATTATATAGAACAAACGATGTAACTCCAGCATCTAATTGTTGTGATATGACTTCACAAAAGTATGAGTTTTGGAATACCCTTATTTCTTCCTTAAAGTATAAGAGTCAAGCTTCAATTGTTCTTATATGCGATGATATAAAAGACGAATGCGAGGAAATTGAACCTCACGTAAATTATCTAGTAAAGATTAGCGAGGATGGGTTATATAAAATAAAAGAAATTATATGA
- a CDS encoding AAA family ATPase has protein sequence MKISVIGYKGGVGKTTIAEYITNRLKENYYKVKLINSD, from the coding sequence TTGAAGATAAGTGTAATAGGATATAAGGGAGGAGTAGGGAAAACTACAATAGCTGAATATATAACTAATAGACTAAAAGAGAATTATTATAAAGTAAAGCTAATAAATTCTGATTAA